In Gemmatimonadetes bacterium T265, one DNA window encodes the following:
- a CDS encoding RNA polymerase sigma factor: protein MTSAALPSRVRPAGPPPLSPAAGDEPNWWARMAAGDIAARNHLITEHLGLVHHVARQMSRTLAVKADFDELVSAGTMGLMAAIEAFDHGRGLAFSTFAAPRIRGAILDDLRRQDHVPRSVRRKTREIHAARETLMRVLGRAPEDQEVAEHLGIDVATLWKWKGDIESAHQVPLERGPGERDGAAPAPADVLAHEEQKGGVDDRINHEQEVAILREAILKLKEQERVVLSLYYFEELKLHEIATVLELTESRVSQIRSKALGKLRGQLAPLRGARVA from the coding sequence ATGACCTCCGCCGCACTCCCATCCCGCGTCCGCCCCGCCGGCCCGCCCCCACTCAGCCCCGCCGCCGGCGACGAGCCCAACTGGTGGGCCCGCATGGCCGCCGGCGACATCGCCGCCCGCAACCACCTCATCACCGAGCACCTCGGCCTCGTCCACCACGTCGCGCGCCAGATGTCGCGCACGCTCGCCGTGAAGGCCGACTTCGACGAACTCGTGAGCGCCGGGACGATGGGACTCATGGCCGCGATCGAGGCGTTCGACCACGGCCGCGGGCTCGCCTTCAGCACCTTCGCCGCGCCGCGCATCCGGGGCGCGATCCTCGACGACCTCCGGCGGCAGGACCACGTGCCGCGCTCGGTGCGCCGCAAGACGCGCGAGATCCACGCCGCCCGCGAGACGCTCATGCGCGTGCTCGGCCGCGCCCCCGAGGACCAGGAAGTCGCCGAACACCTCGGCATCGACGTCGCGACGCTCTGGAAGTGGAAGGGCGACATCGAGAGCGCGCACCAGGTGCCGCTCGAGCGCGGGCCGGGCGAGCGCGACGGCGCGGCCCCCGCCCCGGCCGACGTGCTCGCGCACGAGGAGCAGAAGGGCGGCGTCGACGACCGCATCAACCACGAGCAGGAGGTCGCCATCCTCCGCGAGGCGATCCTCAAGCTCAAGGAGCAGGAGCGCGTCGTGCTCTCGCTCTACTACTTCGAGGAGCTCAAGCTGCACGAGATCGCGACCGTGCTCGAGCTCACCGAGAGCCGCGTCTCGCAGATCCGCAGCAAGGCGTTAGGCAAGCTACGCGGGCAGCTCGCGCCGCTCCGCGGGGCGCGGGTGGCGTAG